The following proteins come from a genomic window of Streptomyces sp. NBC_00102:
- a CDS encoding MarR family winged helix-turn-helix transcriptional regulator: protein MDSPDSDGHLAEQLLRLTRRLHRIQSRQLEPIGITPAQFRLLRAVAQYDSPPRMADLAQRLDVVPRAVTSLVDGLEAGGQVRRAPDPANRRVVRIEITDTGRSTLGSLRDARRAAAEEILAPLSADQREVLGGLLAALVDGLPGRRC from the coding sequence ATGGACTCCCCCGATTCCGACGGTCATCTCGCCGAACAGCTCCTGCGGCTCACCCGACGGCTCCACCGCATCCAGAGCCGCCAGCTGGAGCCGATCGGCATCACACCCGCGCAGTTCCGGCTGCTGCGCGCGGTCGCGCAGTACGACTCCCCGCCCCGGATGGCCGATCTGGCGCAGCGGCTGGACGTGGTCCCGCGCGCCGTGACCAGCCTGGTGGACGGCCTGGAGGCGGGCGGTCAGGTGCGCAGGGCGCCCGATCCGGCGAACCGGCGGGTGGTGCGCATCGAGATCACCGACACGGGGCGGTCCACTCTCGGCTCGCTGCGCGACGCGCGCCGGGCCGCCGCGGAGGAGATCCTGGCACCGTTGAGCGCCGATCAGCGCGAGGTGCTCGGCGGGCTGCTGGCCGCCCTCGTCGACGGGTTGCCGGGGCGCCGCTGCTGA